One genomic region from Leptospira tipperaryensis encodes:
- a CDS encoding flagellar protein FlgN, with the protein MKQEEWLEQLTKLFQEEINLYSNVLELETQKSAAVVQADGKSLETITKKTYELLVMASEIERVRMKSIEEVYRSKNFALPENGAPTLSDFLNQLDRESNFRLKEYGSSLKTILHRLKEKIKSNEKLIITRQEILTRTIEAVKEKASESGLSTYGSGKNPERKQAKRPALMLNASA; encoded by the coding sequence ATGAAACAAGAGGAATGGTTGGAGCAACTTACGAAACTTTTTCAGGAAGAGATCAATCTCTACTCAAATGTCCTGGAATTGGAAACACAAAAGTCCGCCGCCGTAGTTCAAGCGGATGGAAAGTCTCTCGAAACAATTACTAAAAAAACTTATGAACTTCTCGTGATGGCATCTGAAATCGAAAGGGTTCGAATGAAATCCATCGAAGAAGTATATCGTTCTAAAAATTTCGCTCTTCCGGAAAACGGAGCTCCGACCCTGTCCGATTTTTTAAACCAACTGGATCGCGAGTCCAATTTTCGTTTAAAAGAATACGGATCTTCTCTGAAAACAATCCTTCATCGTTTGAAAGAGAAAATCAAATCGAACGAAAAATTAATCATCACTCGTCAAGAAATTCTTACTCGTACGATTGAGGCTGTAAAAGAAAAGGCTTCTGAATCGGGTTTGAGCACATACGGTTCCGGAAAAAATCCGGAACGAAAACAAGCTAAGAGACCTGCTCTTATGCTGAACGCTTCGGCGTAA
- the flgK gene encoding flagellar hook-associated protein FlgK: MGSTFSGLEIGKRGLTAHQQALQTTGHNISNADNKQYARQRVTMTAMDPLYDPSLNRSNLPGQIGQGVEIASIERIRDNFVDDRIIETSGNKDYWAARNEYLYQLETVFNEPNGTTLRTLMDKFWSSWEDLANYPEDNAHRSVVLERANGLGSRTEDVYRKLAQLKDQANREIETKAYHMNTIAENIRTLNDRIGKSEALGDRPNDLYDKRDALLQELSSLVDVTIGRSDEDELMVFIGQQILVQGNKANKIDILGNPSKDGLLDLYWSSTGDPVLLRKGRLQGLIEVRDKIIREKIDQVDSLSINIMDAVNEIHKDGFGINGNTNQAFFNIRSLSINTFGEYDSNGDGQNDVTAIFRVSGRNTIDPDRPVGINGTISFNQSDAKEAPVLIPYSSNDTLNGIIKKINASRSGVVAYMNHDNQLALKATVADDHPNKNFILRHIEDSGDLLVGMTGILMASGPSGAYDYKRLGEINKLQSRPEDITLTPHFHPSSHFRISDSIANNVANIAAARGKDVGGTGDYNSPGGHKDGRNALMVASALRNNPVMVDYSKTTDDFYNTLISKLGTEAREAKQEFGIQNDLMSELENMRQSVMGVNLDEEMANMVQFQHSYNASAKMINTMNEILDTIINRLGV; the protein is encoded by the coding sequence ATGGGATCCACATTTTCAGGTCTTGAAATCGGAAAGAGGGGTTTAACCGCTCACCAACAGGCGCTTCAGACAACTGGTCATAACATTTCCAATGCAGATAACAAGCAGTATGCGAGACAGAGAGTCACGATGACTGCAATGGATCCTTTGTACGATCCTTCTCTCAATCGTTCCAATCTTCCGGGACAAATCGGTCAAGGTGTGGAAATCGCTTCGATCGAAAGAATCAGAGATAACTTTGTAGACGATAGAATCATCGAAACATCCGGAAACAAAGACTACTGGGCCGCTCGCAACGAATATCTTTATCAATTAGAAACCGTCTTTAATGAACCGAATGGAACTACACTTCGGACTCTGATGGATAAGTTTTGGTCTTCTTGGGAAGATCTTGCAAATTATCCGGAAGACAACGCGCATCGTTCCGTGGTTTTAGAAAGAGCAAACGGACTCGGCAGCCGAACCGAAGACGTTTATCGTAAGCTTGCGCAATTAAAAGATCAGGCGAACCGGGAAATCGAAACTAAAGCCTATCACATGAATACGATCGCGGAAAACATTCGTACGTTAAATGATAGAATCGGTAAATCGGAAGCGTTAGGCGACAGACCGAACGACCTCTATGATAAAAGAGACGCGCTCCTCCAAGAACTTTCCTCGCTCGTAGACGTTACGATCGGACGTTCTGACGAAGATGAACTGATGGTATTCATCGGTCAGCAGATCCTTGTACAAGGAAATAAAGCAAACAAGATCGATATTCTTGGAAACCCTTCTAAAGACGGACTACTGGATCTTTATTGGTCTTCCACAGGCGATCCTGTTCTTTTAAGAAAGGGAAGACTTCAAGGTTTGATCGAAGTTCGCGATAAGATTATCCGTGAAAAAATCGATCAAGTGGACTCTCTTTCCATCAACATTATGGATGCGGTGAACGAAATCCACAAAGACGGTTTTGGAATCAATGGAAACACGAACCAAGCCTTCTTCAATATCCGATCCCTTTCTATCAACACGTTTGGTGAATATGATTCCAACGGGGACGGACAAAACGATGTCACGGCTATCTTTCGCGTATCGGGTAGAAATACGATCGATCCGGATCGTCCGGTCGGCATTAACGGAACGATCAGCTTCAATCAATCAGACGCGAAAGAAGCTCCTGTATTGATTCCTTATTCTTCCAATGATACGTTGAACGGGATCATCAAAAAAATCAACGCGTCACGTTCAGGTGTTGTGGCCTATATGAACCATGACAACCAATTGGCTCTGAAGGCTACCGTTGCTGACGATCATCCGAATAAAAATTTCATCCTAAGACATATCGAAGATTCAGGAGATCTTTTAGTCGGAATGACGGGTATCTTGATGGCTTCCGGTCCGTCCGGAGCGTACGATTACAAACGTCTCGGAGAAATCAATAAGCTTCAATCTCGTCCGGAAGACATTACTCTGACTCCGCACTTTCATCCCTCTTCTCATTTTAGAATCTCTGATTCAATCGCAAATAACGTGGCGAACATTGCGGCGGCTCGAGGAAAGGATGTAGGAGGAACGGGCGATTATAATTCTCCCGGAGGGCATAAGGACGGACGCAACGCTTTGATGGTCGCATCCGCTTTGAGAAACAATCCGGTTATGGTGGATTATTCAAAAACCACGGATGATTTCTACAACACTCTCATTTCTAAATTAGGTACGGAAGCAAGAGAAGCAAAGCAAGAATTCGGTATTCAAAACGATCTCATGTCCGAATTGGAAAACATGAGACAATCCGTTATGGGGGTCAATCTCGACGAAGAGATGGCCAACATGGTGCAGTTTCAGCATTCTTACAACGCTTCGGCAAAGATGATCAACACTATGAATGAAATTCTAGATACCATCATCAATCGCCTCGGTGTGTAA
- a CDS encoding DUF6935 domain-containing protein, translated as MKLRFLLTYFLFSLLIPFSLPAQSESVRVEVSSWPIDLTSFDSFRTEQSSSPQGTLISLIAALDLYSKNKEEGTKALILIVDSSFLTQDSNGYKGFSLNKNIADLIKRQLEQHPYLIGSYLPGSSAANNYKPNGAPYSFTLTANRFSGTEESGQRKLFIPSSGADTARPVTLKRNAKGAWKAHEFSSLLVGIKKPVTKNAADDL; from the coding sequence ATGAAACTTCGTTTTCTACTTACTTACTTTCTTTTTTCCCTCCTAATTCCGTTTTCATTGCCCGCACAGAGCGAATCGGTCCGAGTAGAAGTTTCTTCTTGGCCGATCGATTTGACGTCCTTCGATTCCTTTCGAACAGAACAGTCTTCTTCTCCTCAAGGAACGCTAATCTCGCTCATAGCCGCTTTGGATCTATATTCTAAAAATAAGGAAGAGGGCACGAAGGCGTTGATTCTAATCGTAGATTCTTCTTTTCTTACTCAAGATTCGAACGGTTACAAAGGTTTTTCATTGAATAAGAATATTGCCGATCTAATCAAGAGACAACTAGAGCAACATCCGTATCTAATCGGATCTTATCTTCCCGGCTCGTCCGCAGCTAATAATTATAAGCCAAACGGAGCCCCTTATAGTTTTACTTTAACCGCAAATCGTTTTAGCGGAACTGAAGAATCCGGACAAAGAAAACTTTTCATTCCTTCTTCCGGAGCGGATACGGCAAGGCCCGTCACTCTTAAAAGAAACGCAAAGGGCGCGTGGAAAGCACATGAATTTTCGAGTCTGCTCGTAGGAATCAAAAAGCCGGTAACAAAAAATGCGGCCGACGATCTGTAG
- the fliW gene encoding flagellar assembly protein FliW has translation MGIEIQTKPFGKIQISEKQILSFPEGLLGFEDYKNFALIEEEEESVFKWLQSTEEVDLAFVVIPPSLFKKEYKPLIPEQELQLIGIEEIKEGLTLVIVTIPGEDPALMTANMQGPILINKVSLVGKQFISRNESHSVREKILETAAVEMS, from the coding sequence ATGGGAATCGAGATTCAAACAAAACCGTTTGGAAAGATACAAATATCGGAAAAACAAATCCTTTCTTTTCCGGAAGGTCTTCTTGGCTTTGAAGATTATAAAAACTTCGCCTTGATCGAAGAAGAAGAGGAATCTGTTTTCAAATGGTTGCAATCAACGGAAGAAGTGGACTTAGCCTTCGTGGTAATTCCTCCTTCGCTTTTTAAGAAAGAATACAAACCGTTGATTCCGGAACAAGAGCTTCAATTGATTGGAATCGAAGAAATCAAAGAAGGTCTTACTCTTGTCATCGTTACGATTCCAGGTGAAGATCCTGCTTTGATGACCGCGAACATGCAAGGTCCGATTCTAATTAACAAAGTGAGTCTTGTAGGAAAGCAGTTTATCTCTAGAAACGAGTCACATTCGGTCCGCGAAAAAATTCTCGAGACCGCAGCCGTGGAGATGAGTTAA
- a CDS encoding alpha/beta fold hydrolase, whose translation MCLKYAALGNDKTIDSHRQITKKKDLEPYQRAWSYPRSIRSMLNWYRAAVLFPPKLPKNKKILNPVKIFWGERDPFLKTEMGRNSLRFLENGEYQGSTATHWLHHDIPEILNPAIYEFLQR comes from the coding sequence TTGTGTCTTAAATATGCCGCACTTGGAAACGATAAAACAATCGATTCTCACAGACAAATTACAAAGAAGAAAGACCTCGAACCGTATCAAAGGGCGTGGTCTTATCCCAGATCGATAAGATCGATGTTAAACTGGTATCGGGCTGCAGTCTTATTTCCGCCGAAACTTCCGAAAAACAAAAAGATCTTAAATCCGGTTAAGATTTTTTGGGGAGAAAGAGATCCTTTTTTGAAAACGGAAATGGGAAGAAACTCACTTCGATTTTTGGAAAATGGAGAATACCAGGGGTCTACCGCGACTCACTGGCTCCATCACGATATTCCGGAGATTCTCAACCCGGCTATCTATGAATTTTTGCAAAGATAG
- the csrA gene encoding carbon storage regulator CsrA, whose protein sequence is MLVLARRTNESIMIGDDIEIVIVDIKGDQVKIGVKAPRNVSVHRAEVYKDIQEENKKAAGTKIKPEDLGKIGNILKKKDSGKKE, encoded by the coding sequence GTGCTGGTCCTTGCAAGGCGAACAAACGAGTCGATAATGATCGGCGATGATATAGAAATTGTCATCGTCGATATCAAAGGAGATCAGGTAAAGATCGGCGTCAAGGCTCCTCGAAACGTCTCCGTTCATAGAGCGGAAGTTTACAAGGATATCCAGGAAGAAAATAAAAAGGCCGCTGGAACTAAGATCAAACCGGAAGATCTCGGAAAGATAGGGAACATTCTTAAAAAGAAAGACTCGGGTAAAAAAGAATAA
- a CDS encoding M23 family metallopeptidase, with translation MQKYLRIFHIILIFILLFKNELLFSKDKSLSKEKETKVASTISANPKKESESIIKTKKENKKETRGFEIVNKKEALFVFSIQGRKFAQGELLLLKLTPEKTILSKLDRIKILWEKKEIPYTKKESVFYAWIPISPEFDKKSGILEIQDKNLFRKNDFKEYEIPIQKTNFSETKVSSLTMDKKYTSEVLPQETLDFIADCSKSKAEAFQTKTDLQIESDFVFPVQEVHFTSPFYKRRVYNKTKGKAHGGVDFKGGIGTQIYAINDGTVILSRPMYYEGNFTVIDHGLEVYSLYMHQSELNVKVGDKVKRGDPIGKVGSTGMSTGPHLHLGMRVRGTLVDPRSVLGLRFFEGKEKL, from the coding sequence ATGCAAAAGTATCTTAGAATTTTTCATATTATTCTAATCTTCATTCTTCTCTTTAAAAACGAACTCCTCTTTTCTAAGGACAAATCTTTATCAAAAGAGAAAGAAACCAAAGTAGCGTCCACGATTTCCGCGAACCCTAAAAAAGAATCGGAATCGATTATAAAGACAAAGAAGGAAAACAAAAAGGAAACCCGCGGCTTCGAAATCGTAAATAAAAAGGAAGCGCTGTTTGTATTTTCGATTCAGGGTAGAAAATTTGCACAAGGTGAACTTCTACTCTTAAAACTTACTCCCGAAAAAACGATTCTTTCCAAATTGGATAGAATCAAAATTTTATGGGAAAAAAAGGAAATCCCTTACACAAAAAAAGAATCCGTATTTTATGCTTGGATCCCGATTTCACCTGAATTTGATAAGAAAAGTGGAATATTAGAAATTCAAGATAAGAATCTCTTTCGAAAGAATGACTTTAAAGAATACGAAATTCCGATCCAAAAAACGAATTTTTCCGAAACAAAGGTCTCGTCATTGACGATGGATAAAAAATACACCTCGGAAGTTTTACCTCAAGAAACACTCGATTTTATCGCAGACTGTTCTAAGTCAAAAGCAGAAGCCTTTCAGACAAAAACCGATCTCCAGATTGAATCGGATTTTGTTTTTCCCGTGCAAGAGGTTCACTTTACCAGTCCTTTCTACAAACGCAGGGTCTATAACAAAACAAAAGGCAAAGCCCACGGCGGCGTGGATTTCAAAGGCGGAATCGGTACACAAATATACGCGATCAACGATGGAACCGTAATCTTATCCAGGCCGATGTACTACGAAGGAAACTTTACAGTGATCGATCACGGCCTCGAAGTTTATTCTCTTTATATGCATCAGTCCGAATTGAATGTAAAAGTCGGCGATAAGGTGAAAAGAGGAGATCCAATCGGCAAAGTCGGCTCCACGGGAATGTCGACGGGACCACATTTGCATTTAGGAATGCGAGTCCGAGGAACCTTGGTCGATCCGCGTTCCGTTTTAGGGTTACGTTTTTTTGAAGGAAAAGAGAAACTTTAG
- a CDS encoding carboxypeptidase M32, giving the protein MKEYEQLFTDSIRGELKSFAEYRAAYREIWTLRNILSVLHWDSEITLPEEGRTERGDQIGLLSGLVHSKYAGDKFYALAEKAREENEKKSLPGQEERRVELKILFKDLNRSRCLSQELVEEFSVITSKAHAVWAKARKENKFSDFAPILNQIVELSKKQTECYGYQTEAYDALLEGYEPGERASNLENLFFNLKNSLKPLVARGKKINNPFPREIPISLQRRLGENLPSLLGLSSKMSRLDASEHPFSTSLGSKDKRITTRYDLKDPLSSIFSILHETGHSFYEAGISEIIGGPSPLHDSVSLGIHESQSRLWENQVGRSREFWEMYYPILMNSLDLKESELSFSELFSYINQSSPSLIRVEADQITYNLHIILRFEIERALINGKVQVSELPELWNSKMKDLFGIEVPSDREGVLQDVHWSGGAFGYFPTYTLGNIYSAQLFQAFSKETPNFSEQVTKNKDFSSLLGWLRKNVHWKGKFHSAEDLIRSATGMDPDSSHLVTYLENKLTELESIDHG; this is encoded by the coding sequence ATGAAAGAATACGAGCAGCTTTTCACGGATTCTATTCGTGGAGAATTAAAATCCTTTGCGGAATACAGAGCCGCTTATCGTGAAATTTGGACCTTAAGAAATATTCTCAGCGTCCTTCATTGGGATTCTGAGATCACTTTGCCCGAAGAAGGGCGGACCGAAAGAGGAGATCAGATCGGACTTCTTTCAGGATTGGTTCATTCAAAATATGCAGGTGATAAGTTTTACGCTCTTGCGGAAAAAGCGAGGGAAGAAAATGAAAAGAAAAGTCTTCCCGGTCAGGAAGAAAGAAGAGTCGAACTCAAGATTCTTTTCAAAGATCTCAATCGTTCTCGTTGTCTCTCTCAAGAACTCGTTGAAGAATTTTCGGTAATTACCAGCAAAGCGCACGCGGTCTGGGCGAAAGCGAGAAAGGAAAATAAATTTTCCGATTTTGCACCGATTCTAAATCAGATCGTGGAACTTTCTAAAAAACAAACTGAATGTTACGGTTATCAGACGGAAGCCTATGACGCATTACTGGAAGGTTACGAACCGGGAGAAAGAGCTTCTAACTTAGAAAACCTATTTTTCAATTTAAAGAATTCTTTAAAACCGTTGGTTGCTCGCGGAAAAAAAATTAACAATCCCTTTCCAAGGGAAATTCCTATTTCTCTTCAAAGAAGATTGGGAGAAAATCTTCCTTCGCTTCTCGGTCTTTCATCGAAGATGTCTCGACTGGATGCGAGCGAACATCCTTTTTCGACATCTCTCGGAAGTAAGGACAAAAGAATCACAACTCGATACGATCTAAAAGATCCTCTGTCCTCTATATTCAGTATTTTGCATGAAACAGGACATTCTTTTTATGAGGCGGGTATTTCCGAAATCATAGGCGGACCTTCTCCTCTTCATGATTCGGTTTCCCTCGGGATTCACGAATCTCAGAGTAGGCTCTGGGAAAATCAAGTGGGTCGTTCTCGAGAATTTTGGGAAATGTATTATCCGATTCTTATGAACTCGTTGGATTTGAAAGAATCGGAGCTAAGTTTTTCGGAACTTTTTTCTTATATCAATCAGTCTTCTCCTTCTCTTATTCGAGTAGAAGCGGATCAAATAACCTATAATCTTCATATCATTCTTCGCTTTGAGATCGAAAGGGCTTTGATCAATGGGAAGGTCCAAGTCTCTGAACTTCCCGAACTCTGGAATTCTAAAATGAAGGATCTTTTCGGAATCGAAGTTCCTTCCGATCGAGAAGGCGTGTTACAAGACGTTCACTGGAGCGGAGGTGCGTTTGGATACTTCCCGACATACACTCTGGGAAATATTTACTCAGCTCAACTCTTTCAAGCGTTTTCAAAAGAAACTCCGAATTTTTCCGAACAGGTTACAAAGAACAAAGACTTTTCTTCTCTTCTCGGCTGGCTAAGAAAGAATGTTCATTGGAAAGGAAAGTTTCACTCGGCCGAAGATCTGATTCGTTCTGCAACGGGCATGGATCCTGATTCTTCTCACTTAGTGACCTATCTCGAAAATAAACTTACCGAATTGGAATCGATCGATCATGGATGA
- a CDS encoding TRL-like family protein yields the protein MKTSTVKTCFILFITFITIGNCLYTNVKTPGWFYSQSYSDVRGMEPVGKLSGQSCGEGWLWLVYTGDESYEAAVQNAIQDKADLLFDVQTDYYVKSLLFNLYFYKCTRVSGIGVKLPHRLMKKE from the coding sequence ATGAAGACTTCGACCGTTAAAACGTGTTTCATTCTTTTCATTACATTTATTACAATTGGAAATTGTCTTTATACGAATGTAAAAACACCCGGTTGGTTCTACTCACAGAGTTATTCGGACGTAAGAGGAATGGAACCCGTTGGAAAACTTTCGGGACAATCCTGCGGAGAGGGTTGGTTATGGCTCGTTTACACCGGTGACGAAAGCTATGAAGCCGCGGTACAAAACGCGATTCAAGACAAAGCCGATCTCCTTTTCGACGTTCAAACGGATTACTACGTAAAGTCCTTACTCTTCAATCTTTATTTTTATAAATGCACTCGTGTTTCCGGAATCGGCGTAAAGCTCCCTCATAGATTGATGAAAAAAGAATAA
- a CDS encoding DUF423 domain-containing protein, whose translation MTGKQRTILILSSISGFLGVAIGAFGAHALKPFLSPEMLVIYETGNRYHLIHSIPPLILALTGYVQTNKAAWISAILYLCGILIFSGSLYILAITGIKILGAITPLGGICFLLAWAFLAWSAIGKKNA comes from the coding sequence ATGACAGGAAAACAAAGGACAATTCTGATTCTTTCTTCTATCTCCGGATTTTTAGGCGTGGCAATTGGAGCCTTTGGAGCCCATGCATTAAAGCCGTTTTTAAGTCCGGAAATGCTCGTAATCTACGAAACAGGCAATCGATATCATCTGATTCACAGCATTCCGCCTTTGATCTTGGCTTTGACGGGATACGTTCAGACAAACAAAGCCGCTTGGATTTCAGCAATCTTGTATCTCTGCGGGATTTTAATCTTCTCGGGATCGCTTTACATTCTTGCGATTACCGGAATTAAAATCTTAGGAGCAATTACTCCACTCGGAGGAATTTGTTTTTTACTCGCTTGGGCATTTCTCGCCTGGTCCGCAATCGGCAAGAAGAACGCCTAA
- the rocD gene encoding ornithine--oxo-acid transaminase, with product MSIVENSSYYIQLEKKFGASNYEPLPVVLDRGERIYLFDVEGKRYFDFLSAYSAVNQGHCHPKLVQALIEQSQKLTLTSRAFFNSKLGEYEEYITKLLGYQRLLPMNTGVEAAETAVKLCRKWGYQVKGIPENQAKIIFASGNFWGRSIGAISASTDPLSRGGFGPYVPGFEIIPFDDVDALKNSLQDPNIAGFMVEPIQGEAGVIVPSDGYLSVCKKLCQEAGVLLIFDEVQTGLGRTGKLLAGDYESVKPDILVLGKALSGGILPVSAVLSNDEVMLTLKPGEHGSTYGGNPLACAVAKRAVEVLIEERMVENSFKMGEIFRSRMNILKSKYDDLQEIRGKGLLNAIEFREKNGKSIAKEVCKKTMELGLLAKTTHDHTVRFAPPLVIQSEEMNEACDIIEKAVKFCLDSK from the coding sequence ATGTCGATCGTTGAAAATTCGTCTTACTACATTCAGTTGGAAAAGAAATTTGGAGCTTCCAATTACGAACCTCTTCCTGTTGTCTTGGATCGAGGGGAAAGAATTTATCTTTTCGACGTGGAAGGAAAACGATATTTCGATTTTCTATCCGCGTATTCAGCTGTAAACCAAGGACATTGTCATCCGAAATTGGTTCAAGCATTGATTGAACAATCCCAAAAACTCACTCTGACTTCAAGGGCCTTCTTCAATTCTAAACTTGGAGAATACGAAGAATATATTACAAAACTCTTAGGTTATCAACGGCTTCTTCCAATGAACACTGGTGTCGAGGCCGCGGAAACAGCGGTGAAACTTTGTAGAAAATGGGGATATCAAGTAAAAGGAATCCCCGAGAACCAAGCCAAGATTATTTTTGCTTCCGGGAATTTTTGGGGAAGAAGTATCGGGGCCATTTCGGCGTCCACGGATCCTCTGAGTAGAGGAGGATTTGGACCTTATGTTCCCGGTTTTGAAATCATTCCCTTTGATGATGTGGATGCTCTGAAAAATTCTCTTCAGGATCCGAACATTGCAGGATTTATGGTGGAGCCGATTCAAGGAGAAGCCGGTGTAATCGTTCCGAGCGACGGTTATCTTTCGGTTTGTAAAAAACTTTGTCAAGAGGCCGGCGTTCTTCTGATCTTCGATGAAGTGCAAACCGGCTTAGGAAGAACGGGTAAACTTCTCGCGGGCGATTACGAATCTGTGAAACCGGATATACTCGTTCTCGGTAAAGCGCTTTCGGGCGGAATATTACCGGTCTCAGCCGTTCTTTCCAATGACGAGGTTATGCTTACATTAAAACCGGGCGAACACGGATCAACTTACGGGGGCAATCCGCTTGCTTGCGCGGTTGCAAAACGCGCCGTTGAAGTTCTGATAGAAGAGAGGATGGTCGAGAATTCTTTCAAGATGGGAGAAATCTTTCGAAGCAGAATGAATATTCTAAAATCTAAATATGATGATTTGCAAGAAATTCGTGGAAAAGGTTTACTAAACGCGATTGAGTTTCGAGAAAAGAACGGGAAATCCATAGCTAAAGAAGTTTGTAAAAAAACAATGGAGCTTGGCCTACTCGCAAAAACGACCCATGATCACACGGTTCGTTTTGCGCCTCCTTTAGTCATTCAATCGGAAGAGATGAACGAGGCTTGCGACATTATTGAAAAGGCTGTGAAGTTTTGTCTTGACTCAAAGTAG
- a CDS encoding flagellar hook-associated protein 3 — protein MRITNMMQNNSLVKNLNRHQLQMDETQNQLATGQRIRLPSDEPGRATNQMFFRSRLNELDTFQRNIDDGNSRLQQIDGELDRIGSLFQRARVLAVQASNGIYQGDKGFELEIAIGKEIDEILRALVDIANTRDATGRPLFGGHVIERPPFEPIESKIKGLQGIELKNQFIGVEYRGDIGEQLREIEKGEYIPVTIPGNKVFWGTNMSITSKVDNSGYIATSDQKFKIDGVEIHVSAGDTIDDIIDKINNSPLEVKANKLAQDNISLSSTAPHQIWMEDTEGGTILRDIGLVDSATSEPPNNYSKSATVTGLSVFDVMIQFRNDLIQKDQERISGRDLQDLDLAMENILRFRAVVGARMNRMEEHAQRVDFDKSYMTELLAKNEGVDFPETIMNMKWLETVHQYALNVGSKIIKPTLMDFLR, from the coding sequence ATGCGCATAACGAATATGATGCAGAACAACAGCTTGGTTAAGAATTTAAACAGACACCAGCTACAAATGGATGAAACACAGAACCAACTAGCAACGGGACAAAGGATTCGTCTTCCTTCCGACGAGCCTGGGCGTGCAACCAATCAAATGTTCTTTCGTTCTAGATTGAATGAACTGGATACGTTTCAAAGAAATATCGACGACGGAAATTCTCGTCTGCAACAAATCGACGGAGAATTGGATCGGATCGGATCTCTCTTCCAGAGAGCAAGAGTTCTTGCGGTTCAAGCTTCGAACGGTATCTACCAGGGTGATAAAGGATTTGAACTCGAGATTGCGATAGGAAAAGAGATCGATGAAATTTTGAGAGCACTCGTCGATATTGCAAATACAAGAGATGCGACCGGCAGGCCTTTGTTCGGCGGACACGTTATTGAAAGACCACCTTTTGAACCGATCGAATCTAAGATCAAAGGTCTTCAAGGGATAGAACTCAAAAATCAATTTATCGGAGTGGAATATCGAGGCGATATCGGTGAACAACTTCGCGAAATTGAAAAGGGAGAATACATTCCCGTAACGATTCCCGGAAACAAAGTTTTCTGGGGAACAAACATGAGTATCACGAGTAAAGTTGATAACTCCGGATACATCGCGACCTCGGATCAGAAATTTAAGATCGACGGAGTTGAGATTCACGTCTCCGCAGGAGATACGATTGATGATATCATCGATAAGATCAACAATTCTCCGCTGGAAGTAAAAGCAAACAAACTCGCGCAGGACAATATCAGTTTGAGTTCAACGGCTCCGCATCAGATCTGGATGGAAGACACCGAAGGTGGAACGATTCTTAGAGATATCGGACTTGTGGATTCTGCCACTTCCGAACCTCCGAACAATTATTCTAAGTCCGCCACGGTCACAGGGCTTTCCGTTTTCGACGTGATGATCCAGTTTCGAAACGACTTGATCCAAAAAGATCAGGAAAGAATTTCAGGTCGAGACCTTCAGGATTTGGATTTGGCGATGGAGAATATTCTTCGTTTCCGTGCCGTCGTCGGCGCGAGAATGAATCGGATGGAAGAACACGCGCAAAGGGTCGACTTTGATAAATCCTACATGACTGAGCTTCTTGCTAAAAACGAAGGAGTGGATTTTCCGGAAACGATCATGAACATGAAGTGGTTGGAAACGGTTCACCAGTATGCGCTCAACGTCGGATCAAAAATCATTAAACCGACGTTGATGGATTTTCTGAGATAG